Proteins encoded within one genomic window of Chlorobaculum sp. MV4-Y:
- a CDS encoding phosphoglycerate kinase, whose amino-acid sequence MQKKTLSDISLQGKRVLMRVDFNVPLDQDRNITDEKRIVEALPSIRKVIDNGGRLILMSHLGRPKGKVNPAFSLSPAAKRLSELLDCPVTMAGDCIGTEVMQQVLALQDGEVLMLENLRFHAEEEANDPDFARELASLGEIYVNDAFGTAHRAHASTEGITHYVQTAVAGYLIEKELRYLGTALNDAQRPFVAILGGAKISGKIDVLESLFEKVDTVLVGGAMVFTFFKAQGLDVGNSLVEENKLELATALLEKAKEKGVRLLLPEDVVVAGEISADAPSRVEPVNAISAGMIGLDIGPATIETYSKEILAAKTVLWNGPMGVFEIDQFARGTFAVAQALAEATADGAITIIGGGDSAAAIAKAGLSDKVTHVSTGGGASLEFLEGKELPGIAALND is encoded by the coding sequence ATGCAGAAAAAGACATTGTCTGACATATCGTTACAGGGAAAACGCGTCTTGATGCGAGTCGATTTCAACGTGCCGCTCGACCAGGACAGAAACATCACCGACGAGAAAAGGATCGTGGAGGCGCTGCCTTCAATCCGCAAAGTCATCGACAATGGCGGCAGGCTGATTCTGATGTCGCACCTTGGAAGACCGAAAGGCAAGGTCAATCCTGCATTCTCCCTTTCGCCAGCGGCAAAGCGCCTCTCCGAGCTGCTTGACTGCCCCGTGACGATGGCTGGCGACTGCATCGGCACTGAGGTGATGCAGCAGGTGCTTGCCCTGCAGGACGGCGAAGTGCTCATGCTCGAAAACCTCCGCTTCCATGCCGAAGAGGAGGCTAACGATCCGGACTTCGCCAGGGAGCTCGCTTCGCTGGGCGAAATTTACGTGAACGACGCATTCGGCACGGCCCATCGCGCTCACGCCTCGACCGAGGGCATCACCCACTACGTGCAGACTGCGGTGGCGGGTTACCTCATCGAAAAAGAGCTGCGCTACCTCGGCACGGCGCTCAACGATGCACAGCGTCCGTTCGTGGCCATTCTTGGCGGCGCCAAGATTTCAGGCAAGATCGACGTGCTCGAAAGCCTCTTCGAGAAAGTCGATACCGTTCTTGTCGGCGGCGCGATGGTCTTCACCTTCTTCAAGGCTCAGGGCCTCGACGTCGGCAACTCGCTTGTCGAGGAGAACAAGCTCGAACTTGCTACGGCACTGCTCGAAAAAGCCAAAGAGAAAGGCGTTCGCCTGCTTCTTCCGGAAGACGTGGTCGTGGCCGGAGAGATTTCCGCCGACGCGCCTTCTCGTGTCGAGCCGGTCAACGCCATTTCCGCAGGCATGATTGGCCTCGACATCGGCCCGGCAACCATCGAGACCTACAGCAAGGAAATTCTTGCCGCGAAGACCGTGCTCTGGAACGGACCGATGGGTGTGTTTGAAATCGACCAGTTTGCCAGGGGCACCTTCGCTGTCGCCCAGGCGCTTGCCGAGGCAACCGCCGATGGCGCGATTACCATCATCGGTGGCGGAGATTCGGCAGCAGCCATCGCCAAGGCGGGCCTCTCCGACAAGGTGACGCACGTCTCGACCGGCGGCGGCGCGAGCCTTGAATTCCTCGAAGGCAAGGAGCTTCCGGGCATCGCAGCCCTGAACGATTAG
- a CDS encoding rhomboid family intramembrane serine protease: protein MTRYDQPYSPGGFQVMPPAIKAIIITNVIVFLFQNSVFGSALTTYGALWPIGSNNSAGYSFHLWQPITYLFLHGSFAHIFFNMFALWMFGVEIENYWGTRNFVSFYFTCGIGAALINLVATYGSPYPTIGASGAIFGVLLAFGMMFPDRYIYLYFLLPVKTKYFVAGYALIEFISGLGNRTMGSGSDIAHFAHLGGMLFGYIYIVIRRNEWTIKRMFRNVSLPKKSKGPVLWQGGGKDDDTSEAEIDRILDKISSRGYDSLTAEEKRKLLKAGKR from the coding sequence ATGACCCGATACGACCAGCCATACTCGCCCGGCGGCTTCCAGGTGATGCCTCCGGCCATCAAGGCGATCATCATCACCAATGTGATTGTGTTCCTCTTCCAGAACAGCGTGTTCGGCTCCGCCCTGACCACCTACGGCGCACTCTGGCCGATAGGCTCGAACAATTCTGCCGGGTACTCTTTTCACCTCTGGCAGCCCATCACCTATCTCTTTTTGCACGGCAGCTTCGCGCACATCTTTTTCAATATGTTCGCGCTCTGGATGTTCGGAGTTGAAATCGAAAACTATTGGGGAACCAGAAACTTCGTCAGTTTCTATTTCACCTGTGGCATTGGCGCGGCGCTCATCAATCTGGTGGCGACCTACGGCAGCCCCTACCCGACCATTGGCGCATCCGGAGCCATTTTCGGCGTGCTGCTCGCCTTCGGCATGATGTTTCCCGACCGTTACATCTACCTCTACTTCCTTCTGCCGGTCAAGACCAAGTACTTCGTGGCCGGATACGCCCTGATCGAGTTCATTTCGGGCCTTGGCAACCGGACGATGGGCAGCGGCAGCGATATCGCCCATTTCGCCCATCTTGGCGGCATGCTCTTCGGCTATATCTACATCGTGATCCGGCGGAATGAATGGACGATCAAGCGGATGTTCCGGAACGTCTCTCTTCCCAAAAAGTCGAAAGGGCCGGTTCTCTGGCAAGGCGGCGGCAAGGATGACGATACCTCCGAAGCCGAGATTGACCGGATTCTCGACAAGATTTCGAGCAGGGGTTACGACTCCCTGACGGCGGAGGAAAAACGCAAATTACTCAAGGCAGGCAAACGCTGA
- the mltG gene encoding endolytic transglycosylase MltG: MPPRKSPLRSTALRVISLAIVAVVVTLLFVPGINSMSPQKAPAKIAVHRGEGFRRIVEKLHEAGVVRFRWPLLAAGTLIPPLHKIKPGRYSISGSHSTIGLLWYLHSRPQDEVRLMIPNGVEQSRIARIIAANLDIDSTAFIAASRDPRLLASLGIKGESTEGYLFPGTYNFAWASTPKEVIAFLTGRFRAFYTDSLKQEAKRAGLDETRLLTLASIVEAETPLDEEKPVIASVYLNRLKKNMRLQADPTVQYAIPGESRPLYYKDLAIDSPYNTYRNAGLPPGPICNPGAASIRAVLNPAQTGYLYFVATGQGGHTFATTLAEHARNVQRYRAARKEQQKNASGSTP, translated from the coding sequence CCTCCCAGAAAATCCCCCCTTCGTTCAACGGCGCTGAGGGTTATCTCGCTGGCCATTGTGGCTGTAGTCGTGACGCTTTTGTTTGTCCCCGGCATCAACTCTATGTCGCCGCAGAAGGCGCCAGCCAAAATCGCTGTCCACCGGGGGGAAGGATTCCGCCGCATTGTCGAAAAGCTGCACGAAGCCGGGGTGGTTCGCTTCCGCTGGCCACTGCTGGCCGCCGGAACGCTGATCCCGCCGCTGCACAAGATCAAGCCGGGCAGATACTCCATCTCCGGGAGCCACTCTACCATTGGTCTGCTCTGGTATCTCCATTCACGCCCGCAGGACGAAGTGCGGCTCATGATACCGAATGGCGTCGAACAGAGCAGAATTGCACGGATCATTGCCGCCAACCTCGATATCGACTCGACCGCATTCATTGCCGCCTCACGCGATCCGCGCCTGCTCGCCTCGCTGGGCATCAAAGGCGAGAGCACCGAGGGTTATCTTTTTCCCGGCACGTACAACTTCGCCTGGGCCAGCACACCCAAAGAGGTGATCGCTTTTCTCACGGGCCGCTTCCGGGCATTCTACACCGACAGCCTGAAGCAGGAGGCAAAAAGGGCGGGTCTCGACGAAACCCGTCTGCTCACACTGGCATCGATTGTCGAAGCCGAGACGCCACTTGATGAGGAAAAACCGGTCATCGCCAGCGTCTATCTGAACCGCCTGAAAAAAAACATGCGCTTGCAGGCCGATCCCACGGTGCAATACGCCATTCCGGGCGAGAGTCGGCCACTCTACTACAAGGATCTCGCTATCGACTCGCCGTACAACACCTACCGGAACGCAGGACTGCCGCCGGGGCCAATCTGCAATCCCGGAGCGGCGTCGATTCGCGCGGTGCTGAATCCGGCGCAGACCGGTTACCTGTACTTCGTCGCAACTGGCCAAGGGGGCCACACTTTCGCCACGACGCTTGCCGAACATGCCCGGAACGTCCAGCGCTACCGTGCCGCCAGAAAAGAGCAGCAAAAGAACGCCAGTGGCAGCACGCCGTGA